In Populus alba chromosome 4, ASM523922v2, whole genome shotgun sequence, the genomic window GCCCACAATACTAGTCCTGCTCCAATTCTATCACTATGGTTTGTTTAAATCACTGCACCAGATTCACTGTTctttgcagcagcagcagtgcAAATAGGCACGCCCCAGAAGGTCAAGTTATTGATTCTTGCAAAAACTAGGGTAAATCTTGAACAAAATATACTCTCAATCTTGGCCTGTGAAGGCAGAAATAGAATGTTGGTTAATTGCTCAAGTTGTCTagagaaaacaaaccaaaaggACTCTAATTCAATACTAACTCATACTGCTGCAGTagtgaaaattacaaataaagatACTTAGCTCTAATTCCACTTCCAGTGAGTTAGAAGAGCCCGAGAGGCGAGTTTTCAGCGCACAGAAATATCTGGCTCCGGTGAAAAAACTTGCACAAACCTGATGATTACTAGTGAGGCTAAGAATACAGATCTGGATGCAACATTATTCTATAAATATGCATACATTTTGATAACCACTGGTTCTCTCCAATGAGTAGTACCGACACCAGACACAAAGCATATATAAAGCCGAGCTAGCTCAAATTCAATTACCTTAAAACATGAAGATTTTGGATTATGTTTGTGTTAATCtttgttcaattttattatgttattttcatgAACATCAATTCATCAGCACACCCATTAATGCCTTatacttcaaaaaaaacttatttcaagaaaataaattcaaaattttataaaaacatgttacaatcacaaaaataaagtaCGAGAATTAAAGgagaaattacaagaaaaatcatgAGAATAATTTCTACTTTTGACCATCTAAGACTAGGCTTTCTTGTTAATTAAGTTTGCTCTCTACAATATCACAATGAAAAGAGCTCATTTGATATTATGCTaacaattactttttaaaatacttattaATTGGAAAAGtgtagaaataatattttttttaaaaaaaattatttttaacatcagcacatcaaaacgatctaataatagtaaaaatattaatttaaagaaaacaaattcaaaattttacaaaaatattttacaaccgCAAAAATAAAGTATAAGGATTAAAGgggaaattacaagaaaaatcatgAGAGTAAATGCTATTTTTGACCATCTAGGACCAGGTTTTCTTGTTGATTAAGTTTACTCTCTACAGTATCATCAAGAAAAGAGCCCATTTGATATTGGggtaacggttgctttttaaaatacttttttaatcacaaatgtatcgaaataatatttatatatatatatatatatatattaattttttttatattagtatatcaaaacaatctaaaaatatttaaaaaattatttaaagaaaaaaatttaaaattttacaaaaacattttacaatcacaaaaataaagtaTATGGATTCAAAgggaaattagaaagaaaaatcatgagAGCAATTGCTTTTTTGGCCATCTAAGACTAGGCTTTCTTGTTGATTAAGTTTATTCTCGAAAATATCACCATAAAAAGAACCTGTTTAATATTGTGCTAgcagttactttttaaaatgttttttgcttctaaatatatcaaaatacttttttttctattttttaaaatttatttttgacataatcatatcaaaaaaaatctagaaatactaaaataattaatttaaagaaaaaaattcaaaattttacaaaaatgttttcaaaCCTTAAAATAAAGTATAAGGATTAAAgggaaattacaagaaaaatcatgAGAATAATTGTTACTTTTGGCCATCTAGGACCAGGCTTTCTTGTTGATTAAGTTTACTCTCTATAGTATCACCATGAAAAGAGCtcatttgatattgtggtaacagttgttttttaaaatactttttaattgaaaatgtatcgaaataatatatttttaatattttttaaaaattatttttggtattagtacatcaaaacaatctagaaatactaaaaaaaattatttaatgaaaaaaaatttaaaattttacaaaaacattttacaacCATCAAAATAAAGTATAAGGATTAAAGgggaaattacaagaaaaatcatgATTGTAATGGCTACTTTTGGGCATCTAAGACTGGGCTTTCTTGTTGATCAAGTTTACTATATACAACATCCTCatgaaaagaacgtgtttgataATGTGCTAGCaggtattttttaaagtgttttttgtttgtaaatgtatcgaaatatttttttattttttaagatttatttttgacataagcatatcaaaacaatctaaaaatataaaaaaattatttaaagaaaacacattcaaaaatttacaataataaagTATAAGGATTAAAGgggaaattacaagaaaaataataagagtaaTTGCTACTTTTGGCCATCTAAGATCAGGCTTTCTTGTTGATTAAGTTTACTCTCTACAGTATTACCATGAAAAGAGCTCATTTAATATTATGCTatcagttgctttttaaaatactttttaatttgaaatgtatagaaataatatttttttttatttttcaaaatttatttttgacatcagtatatcaaaacgatctaaaattactaaaaaacttatttaaagaaaacaaattcaaaattttacaaaaacatttggcaatcacaaaaataaagtataaaGATTAAAggggaaattacaaaaaaaaatcttgagagTAATTGCTATTTTTGGCCATCTAAGACCCGTCTTTCTTGTTGAATTAGTTTACTCTCTAATGTACCACCatgaaaagaacatgtttgataTCGTgctagtaattattttttaaagtttttttattttttaattgtataaaaaatttttttattttttgaaatttatttttgacataagcatataaaaacaatttaaaaatgctaaaaaaattaatttaaagaaaaaaaaattaaaattttacaaaaatattttacaactgCAAAAATAAAGTATAAGGATTAAAggggaaattaaaaataaaaacatgagagtaattgctattttttgacCATCTAGCACCAGGCTTTCTTATTGATTAAGTTTACTCTCTATAATATCACTATGAAAAGAGTCcatttgatattgtggtaacagttgtttttttaaaatactttttaattgcaAATGTATcgaaataatatgtttttattttttaaaaaaaattcacattggtacatcaaaacaatctaaaaatactaaaaacattatttaaaaaaaaatttaaaactttacaTTTTACTTTAATATCACTTAaaaattgtaaatatataaaaaaaaaaatttttaaaatttatttttgacataaacatatttaaaaaatctaaaaaatactaaaaagattaatttaaagaaaataaattcaaaattttacaaaaatattttacaaccataaaaataaagtataagGATTAAAGAggaaattgcaagaaaaatcatGAGAGTAGTTTCTATTTTTGACCATCTAAGACCAAGCTTTCTTGTTGACTAAGTTTACTATCTAAGACTAAGACTAAGCTTTCTTGTTGACTAAAACTAAGCTTTCTTGTGTGActtcaatacatcaaaataatataaaaaaattaaaaaaattatttaaagaaaacaaattcaaaattttacaatcgcaaaaataaagtttaaggactaaagtagaaatgacaagaaaaatCATGAGTAATTGCTACTTTTTGCCATCTAAAACTAAGCTTTTTTGTTAATCATGTTTACTCAAAAGTATCACCATGAAAAGAAAACTTTTGATATTGttctaacaattatttttttaaagtgctttttgtttgtattaaaataatatttttttttattttttaaaatttatttttgactttaatatatcaaaacaatctaaaaacataaaaaaaaaattaatttatgtaaaataaatttaaaattttaaaaaatattttacgactgcaaaaataaaaggactCCTGagttatgtattttatttttattttacaaattagaaattatattaattttaatgcaAGCGCTTTTTCTAAAACCCTGCTCTGAATAAACAGACTCTCTGTGTACCCAGAAGAATCTTGACTGTTCAATTTTCCAAGGCATatcaccaaaagaaaagaaaaaaaaaattgcaattttttctttaatattcttGGAGTGTGGAAACCAAACACGTAACCGACGCGCTTGGGGTATCACTTTCTCATGTACTAATATTGCTTGATAAAGTTCTGACCAACCAAATTCCTTTCCTATATATAATGCAAGAAAGAATGGTAGCGAGTTCTTTCAATATGGAAGATAGAGAAAATTACGTTTGACCATTACAACTCCTGCCCCCTCTTCCTTTCACAAAACTCACCGGCCACCACCACCAGAACAACCACAATCTAAACCACCACCAGCTAAGGTGGATACAAAGTTATCAGGCATAGAGAACATAGAGAGCCGCACAACCAATTGGCTCTTCTCAGGGACACACAAAGGACACAGAAGCAACGCATCAAGACCCTTTTGTCTCCCAACAATTCTCGATTGTGAATTATTTCCTAACAAGCCTCGTTGATTTGAGCTCTACGATTCTAGTCCGCCTGGGCCATGGCGGACATCGTGAAAGAGATCTTGGCAAGGCCAATACAATTAGCAGACCAAGTCACAAAATTAGCAGATGAGGCACAATCTTTCAAACAAGATTGTCTAGAACTCAAAGCCAAAACAGAGAAGCTTGCTGGGCTTTTACGCCAAGCCGCTCGTGCCAGTAATGATCTTTACGAACGTCCGACGAGGCGAATCATCGATGACACCGAACAAGTCCTCGACAAGGCCCTCACTCTTGTTATCAAATGCCGCGCCAGCGGAATTATAAAACGACTGTTCACTATCATCCCTGCTGCCGCGTTTCGAAAAATATCGATGCAGCTAGAAAATTCAATAGGAGATGTGTCCTGGCTCTTACGAGTCTCAGCTCCCGCTGATGATCGCGACGATGAGTATTTAGGCTTGCCTCCTATTGCCGCCAACGAGCCAATTCTGTGTCTCATATGGGAACAAATTGCAATACTTTATACGGGGAGTTTAGAAGACAGATCGGATGCTGCAGCTTCATTGGTTTCCTTGGCTAGAGATAATGACAGGTACGGAAAGTTGATTATAGAGGAAGGTGGGGTTGCACCATTGTTAAAACTGGCTAAAGATGGCAAAATGGAAGGTCAGGAAAATGCTGCCAGAGCTATTGGGTTATTAGGACGCGATCCGGAAAGCGTCGAACAGATTGTGAATGCTGGGGTCTGCACCGTGTTTGCCAAAATCCTCAAAGAAGGTCACATGAAAGTTCAGGTTGTGGTGGCTTGGGCTGTTTCGGAATTAGCTGCGCATCATCCGAAATGCCAAGACCATTTTGCGCAAAACAACACAATTCGATTTCTCGTCAGTCATCTTGCGTTTGAGACTGTCCAAGAACACAGCAAGTACGCAATtgcaagcaaaaataaaatgtcgATTCATTCAGTTTTGATGGCTAGTAGTGATACCAGTCCTGATGAAGATGAACCCGCCACAAAAATTCATCATCCGGTGGATAATAAAACTCCTATCCAGATGCACAGTGTGGTGGCCAACACCATGGCAATGAGAAGTCAGACTCTTAGCAATAACAAACCAACCCAAACCCAAAATCTCTCAACAAATCACCCCAATACTAATCATCCGAACCATGCCAAAGGCAACCACAATATTCCGAAACAACAGCATCATCACCATGTGTCATTGGCCGGGACTAGCATCAAGGGTAGGGAATTTGAAGATCCTGCTACCAAAGCACAGATGAAGG contains:
- the LOC118040466 gene encoding uncharacterized protein, encoding MADIVKEILARPIQLADQVTKLADEAQSFKQDCLELKAKTEKLAGLLRQAARASNDLYERPTRRIIDDTEQVLDKALTLVIKCRASGIIKRLFTIIPAAAFRKISMQLENSIGDVSWLLRVSAPADDRDDEYLGLPPIAANEPILCLIWEQIAILYTGSLEDRSDAAASLVSLARDNDRYGKLIIEEGGVAPLLKLAKDGKMEGQENAARAIGLLGRDPESVEQIVNAGVCTVFAKILKEGHMKVQVVVAWAVSELAAHHPKCQDHFAQNNTIRFLVSHLAFETVQEHSKYAIASKNKMSIHSVLMASSDTSPDEDEPATKIHHPVDNKTPIQMHSVVANTMAMRSQTLSNNKPTQTQNLSTNHPNTNHPNHAKGNHNIPKQQHHHHVSLAGTSIKGREFEDPATKAQMKAMAARALWQLAKGNVTVCRTITESRALLCFAVLLEKGHDEVQSYSAMALMEITAVAEQNSELRRSSFKPTSPAARAVVDQLLKVVENAVSDLLIPCIQAIGNLARTFRATETRMIGPLVKLLDEKEPEVTMEAAIALNKFASPENFLCVNHSKAIIAEGGAKHLIQLVYFGEQMVQSLSLILLCYISLHCPDSEVLANEEVLIVLEWSTKQAHLLQEPEIESLLPEAKSRLELYQSRGSRGFY